The following are encoded in a window of Acropora muricata isolate sample 2 chromosome 6, ASM3666990v1, whole genome shotgun sequence genomic DNA:
- the LOC136919472 gene encoding putative uncharacterized protein DDB_G0271982, whose protein sequence is MAPAPVIEGSLKNTINSLGFGLIVSTLGVNFGKLFVQNFFPYMMGLLIFVEALLFSLDKPKEGYDKYQPSGIRGRHTFDGSAGSPHITVSGADQNGADSSPKKRDKIKDKKAKKDHKGTRGSGVPTGSPVKQSQMQSLSVPSSPGMQAASGDDQGGSEIGKEKSEKEKRKEEEKEKKKEKEEEKERQKAEKERMKESEDEKSGEKGGWRKRKVKKQASE, encoded by the coding sequence ATGGCGCCTGCTCCGGTGATCGAAGGCTCTTTAAAAAACACGATCAATTCTCTAGGATTTGGTTTGATAGTTTCAACGCTGGGAGTGAATTTCGGCAAGCTTTTTGTTCAGAATTTCTTCCCTTACATGATGGGGCTGCTGATCTTCGTCGAGGCCTTGCTCTTTTCTTTGGATAAACCGAAAGAAGGTTACGACAAATATCAGCCATCCGGGATAAGAGGAAGGCATACTTTCGATGGTTCGGCTGGCTCGCCTCACATCACAGTTTCGGGCGCGGACCAGAATGGCGCCGACAGTTCTCCCAAGAAACGAGACAAGATCAAAGATAAGAAGGCGAAGAAAGACCACAAGGGAACGCGAGGAAGTGGAGTGCCAACAGGGTCACCAGTGAAACAGAGTCAAATGCAAAGCCTTAGCGTACCCTCAAGCCCTGGAATGCAGGCGGCGAGCGGGGACGACCAAGGAGGCAGTGAGATTGGAAAAGAAAAGAGCGAAAaggagaaaaggaaagaagaagaaaaagagaaaaagaaggaaaaagaagaagaaaaagagaggcAGAAAGCTGAGAAAGAGAGAATGAAAGAAAGTGAAGACGAGAAAAGCGGTGAGAAAGGAGGCTGGAGGAAACGTAAAGTGAAGAAACAAGCCAGTGAATAA
- the LOC136919263 gene encoding tropomyosin alpha-4 chain-like, protein MEEFKAKTNRLRFEIDQAEVREKAAIKNLTFARHEAEEKEKEADALKRRIQLLEDKLDAVEERIFEKNKLYHEELARLEREDRQIKILNEFEEEDERKMEKLESMIKECKERADYNENKCAECRRRLQIITREIEKFGLRKKTANHKIRELEEQNKYVGRNLRKLEISEEKRCDREDAYDKRMRDLEEMRRDEEIRYEAAERKIAKLQHEASDVRNQLREEEKKIYNVKNMFNETMNGLDRV, encoded by the coding sequence ATGGaagaatttaaagcaaaaactaacCGTTTACGGTTCGAAATTGATCAGGCTGAAGTAAGAGAAAAAGCAGCGATCAAGAATCTTACATTCGCTCGACACGAAGCCGAGGAAAAGGAGAAAGAAGCAGACGCGTTAAAGAGAAGAATACAACTGCTGGAGGATAAATTAGACGCCGTCGAAGAAcgcatttttgaaaaaaacaaattatacCACGAAGAACTCGCGAGGTTAGAAAGAGAGGACAGACAGATAAAGATTTTGAATGAatttgaagaagaagatgaGCGGAAAATGGAAAAACTCGAGTCGATGATTAAAGAATGCAAAGAGAGGGCCGATTACAACGAAAACAAATGCGCCGAGTGCAGACGGCGACTTCAGATTATCACTCGAGAGATCGAAAAGTTTGGACTGCGAAAGAAGACTGCGAACCACAAAATTCGAGAACTGGAAGAGCAGAACAAATATGTTGGTCGAAATTTGCGCAAATTGGAGATATCCGAAGAGAAAAGATGCGATCGAGAGGACGCTTACGATAAACGAATGCGCGACTTGGAGGAAATGAGGAGAGATGAGGAAATTCGATACGAGGCGGCGGAGAGGAAAATTGCAAAACTGCAGCATGAAGCAAGCGATGTGAGAAACCAACTTCGAGAGGAAGAAAAGAAGATTTACAAcgttaaaaacatgttcaatGAGACTATGAACGGTTTGGACCGTGTCTGA